The following coding sequences are from one Frigoribacterium sp. Leaf415 window:
- a CDS encoding FAD-binding domain-containing protein has product MLIPTRVAGLEALDEFLPRAGSAYARDRNHDPGISRRNVSGLSPYLRHRLVTEREVVGAVLERHTLGAAEKFVQEVFWRTYWKGWLEQNPEVWRRYRRDVDRAVDAGVPAGYEEAVAGRTGIDAMDAWVRELVDTGYLHNHTRMWFASIWIFTLGLPWQLGADFFHRHLLDGDAASNTLSWRWVAGLQTAGKTYLATASNISRFTDGRFSPVGLATTARALDEEPLPPRTPVEPADVVGSPGTRVGLLLHEEDLEPESLLAERPGLVARLSATAVVAYPGSRSPRGASAAVVAFTTGAVDDAATRTPDADGRPARTLSDALPATVVEWARSEGLDTVLTPYAPVGPVQERLETVRAALSVEGIDLVTVRRRWDGEAWPSASRGFFPFRGRIPELVRHL; this is encoded by the coding sequence GTGCTCATCCCGACCAGAGTCGCCGGCCTCGAGGCCCTCGACGAGTTCCTGCCCCGCGCCGGCTCCGCCTACGCCCGTGACCGGAACCACGACCCGGGGATCTCGCGGCGCAACGTCTCTGGGCTGTCGCCGTACCTGCGCCACCGCCTCGTGACGGAACGCGAGGTCGTCGGCGCGGTCCTCGAGCGGCACACGCTCGGTGCCGCCGAGAAGTTCGTGCAGGAGGTGTTCTGGCGCACCTACTGGAAGGGCTGGCTCGAGCAGAACCCCGAGGTGTGGCGGCGGTACCGCCGGGACGTCGACCGCGCCGTCGACGCCGGCGTCCCCGCGGGGTACGAGGAGGCGGTCGCCGGCCGCACCGGGATCGACGCGATGGACGCCTGGGTGCGTGAGCTCGTCGACACCGGGTACCTCCACAACCACACGCGCATGTGGTTCGCCAGCATCTGGATCTTCACGCTCGGTCTGCCGTGGCAGCTGGGCGCCGACTTCTTCCACCGGCACCTGCTGGACGGGGACGCGGCCTCGAACACGCTGTCGTGGCGGTGGGTCGCCGGCCTGCAGACCGCCGGCAAGACGTACCTGGCGACGGCCTCGAACATCTCGCGCTTCACCGACGGCCGGTTCTCGCCCGTCGGCCTCGCCACCACGGCCCGGGCCCTCGACGAGGAGCCGCTGCCCCCGCGGACGCCCGTCGAACCGGCCGACGTCGTCGGTTCCCCGGGCACCCGGGTCGGACTCCTGCTGCACGAGGAGGACCTCGAGCCCGAGAGCCTCCTCGCCGAACGCCCCGGTCTCGTGGCACGGCTGTCGGCGACCGCCGTCGTCGCCTACCCCGGGTCACGGTCCCCCCGAGGGGCCTCGGCCGCCGTCGTGGCCTTCACGACGGGCGCCGTGGACGACGCGGCGACGCGCACGCCCGACGCCGACGGTCGGCCCGCCCGGACGCTGTCCGACGCGCTGCCCGCCACCGTCGTCGAGTGGGCACGGTCCGAGGGTCTCGACACGGTGCTGACGCCGTACGCGCCGGTCGGCCCGGTCCAGGAACGCCTCGAGACCGTCCGCGCCGCCCTGTCGGTCGAGGGGATCGACCTCGTCACCGTCCGACGGCGTTGGGACGGCGAGGCCTGGCCGTCCGCCTCGCGGGGCTTCTTCCCGTTCCGCGGACGCATCCCGGAACTCGTCCGACACCTGTGA
- a CDS encoding SDR family oxidoreductase: MAKRVVVTGASSGIGAATVRLFRSRGWEVVAVARREERLRALADETGATWFRADLTHDDDVAALRAHVEATGPLHALVNNAGGAFGLDSVENGSIDDWQRMFDVNVLGTKRAVTALLPSLRHGAEEARGADIVTVTSIAGHVAYENGGGYNASKFAEHALVAVLRLELAGEPIRVIEIAPGMVHTEEFSLVRFGGDRDRADAVYRDVEAPLTADDVAEAIVHSVELPAHVNLDLVTIKPVAQAATYKVAKGELKVKQD, encoded by the coding sequence GTGGCGAAGCGGGTCGTGGTGACGGGAGCCAGCTCGGGCATCGGAGCGGCGACGGTGCGGTTGTTCCGCTCGCGCGGCTGGGAGGTCGTCGCGGTCGCCCGACGCGAGGAGCGCCTCCGTGCGCTCGCCGACGAGACGGGGGCGACCTGGTTCCGGGCCGACCTCACCCACGACGACGACGTGGCCGCCCTGCGCGCCCACGTCGAGGCGACCGGCCCGCTCCACGCGCTGGTCAACAACGCCGGCGGCGCCTTCGGCCTCGACAGCGTCGAGAACGGTTCGATCGACGACTGGCAGCGCATGTTCGACGTCAACGTGCTCGGCACCAAGCGTGCGGTCACCGCCTTGTTGCCCTCGCTGCGCCACGGAGCCGAGGAGGCGCGGGGCGCGGACATCGTCACGGTCACCTCGATCGCCGGTCACGTCGCGTACGAGAACGGCGGCGGCTACAACGCCTCGAAGTTCGCCGAGCACGCCCTCGTGGCCGTGCTGCGGCTCGAGCTCGCGGGGGAGCCGATCCGGGTGATCGAGATCGCCCCGGGCATGGTGCACACCGAGGAGTTCTCGCTCGTGCGCTTCGGCGGCGACCGGGACCGGGCCGACGCCGTCTACCGCGACGTCGAGGCGCCGCTGACGGCCGACGACGTCGCCGAGGCGATCGTCCACTCGGTCGAGCTGCCGGCCCACGTCAACCTCGACCTGGTGACGATCAAGCCCGTGGCGCAGGCAGCGACCTACAAGGTCGCGAAGGGCGAGCTGAAGGTCAAGCAGGACTGA
- a CDS encoding phosphoribosyltransferase has translation MVTPPDDSQAAPARPEVEAPEREVLGWLEFGEAARHLASDVVQAGFTPDVIVAVARGGLVLAGAVAYALDTKMCGSINVEFYTGVDERLPEPVLLPPTLDAPSLEGKKVLVVDDVSDSGRTLVLVRDLLAEVAAEVRTVCLYSKPRTVLEPDFVWKRTDQWITFPWSALPPVTREVGSGAGE, from the coding sequence ATGGTCACCCCACCCGACGACAGCCAGGCCGCCCCCGCACGACCCGAGGTCGAGGCTCCCGAGAGGGAGGTGCTGGGCTGGCTCGAGTTCGGTGAGGCCGCTCGCCACCTGGCCTCGGACGTCGTCCAGGCGGGGTTCACGCCCGACGTGATCGTCGCCGTCGCCCGCGGGGGGCTCGTGCTCGCCGGGGCCGTGGCCTACGCGCTCGACACCAAGATGTGCGGCTCGATCAACGTCGAGTTCTACACGGGAGTCGACGAGCGACTGCCCGAGCCCGTCCTGCTGCCGCCGACCCTCGACGCCCCCTCGCTCGAGGGCAAGAAGGTGCTCGTCGTCGACGACGTGTCCGACTCGGGGCGCACCCTCGTGCTCGTGCGTGACCTGCTCGCCGAGGTCGCCGCCGAGGTCCGCACCGTCTGCCTGTACAGCAAGCCCCGCACCGTGCTCGAACCCGACTTCGTCTGGAAGCGCACCGACCAGTGGATCACCTTCCCGTGGAGCGCGCTGCCGCCCGTGACACGCGAGGTCGGATCGGGGGCCGGCGAGTGA
- a CDS encoding Type 1 glutamine amidotransferase-like domain-containing protein, whose amino-acid sequence MSIHLVGGGWSPDDTELYDLFVAEAAVRGAAVGRSVPRIAVLIVVAEDSPSAEFRDGYPAMLAAGGRCEALTTIVAAGDEFDTRVLSDVDGLLVAGGLTPAYLDAVAPLIDQVRLLVADGLPYLGFSAGAMIAADRAVLGGWLIGDVPVCPEDAAEDLDEVTLADGLGLVDLAIDVHAAQWGTLTRLIAATEAGLVRGGVAIDENTALVVGEGALAVLGTGSVWRVEPQLDDDGEIVGVSVGTLGVE is encoded by the coding sequence GTGAGCATCCACCTCGTGGGCGGCGGCTGGTCACCCGACGACACCGAGCTGTACGACCTCTTCGTGGCCGAGGCCGCCGTCCGAGGTGCCGCCGTCGGCCGGAGCGTGCCGCGCATCGCCGTGCTCATCGTCGTCGCCGAGGACTCGCCGTCCGCCGAGTTCCGCGACGGCTACCCGGCCATGCTGGCCGCCGGCGGCCGCTGCGAGGCCCTCACCACGATCGTCGCCGCGGGTGACGAGTTCGACACCCGCGTGCTCAGCGACGTCGACGGCTTGCTCGTGGCGGGCGGGCTCACCCCCGCCTACCTCGACGCCGTCGCGCCGCTGATCGACCAGGTGCGCCTGCTCGTCGCCGACGGACTGCCCTACCTCGGTTTCTCGGCCGGTGCCATGATCGCCGCCGACCGCGCCGTGCTCGGCGGCTGGTTGATCGGCGACGTCCCGGTCTGCCCCGAGGACGCCGCCGAGGACCTGGACGAGGTCACCCTCGCCGACGGACTCGGCCTCGTCGACCTCGCCATCGACGTGCACGCCGCCCAGTGGGGCACCCTGACCCGGCTGATCGCCGCGACCGAGGCCGGCCTCGTCCGCGGCGGCGTCGCGATCGACGAGAACACCGCCCTGGTCGTCGGCGAGGGCGCCCTCGCGGTTCTCGGCACCGGCAGCGTCTGGCGGGTCGAACCGCAGCTCGACGACGACGGCGAGATCGTCGGCGTCTCGGTCGGCACGCTCGGGGTCGAGTGA
- a CDS encoding glycosyltransferase family A protein has protein sequence MTLRARTPLPAVRPAPRVSVVVCADESTPFDGLTAALDSVLRDGDVHDVLVVVDRAPRLRDHLRHRYDDLVVVDNTRTPGLAGSRDTGIESARGDVVAFLAADSLAHAGWARALAAPFDQVDVIAVVGRTEPTWPGAAASALPDDLLWAVDCTPRSRPDGLVGLDDVAGATVAFRRWDLLQVGGLASGVDARDAVPRGAEFVELCLRLAADEPEARIVSTSSARVSRTVVAHETRRQSVAASAFDRGVAHTALRRSFGRDVDTETTRGVTPGRTAAAALRLLGARRRGASMLAVASIALVAGRLVGRLRGARIGVPLEDLEPLRSATVRH, from the coding sequence GTGACCCTCCGCGCCCGCACGCCCCTGCCCGCCGTCCGCCCCGCCCCCCGCGTCAGCGTCGTCGTCTGCGCCGACGAATCCACCCCGTTCGACGGTCTGACGGCCGCACTCGACTCCGTCCTGCGGGACGGGGACGTGCACGACGTCCTCGTCGTCGTCGACCGTGCGCCGCGACTCCGCGACCACCTGCGCCACCGCTACGACGACCTCGTCGTGGTCGACAACACCCGCACACCCGGGCTCGCCGGCAGCCGCGACACCGGCATCGAGTCCGCGCGGGGCGACGTCGTCGCGTTCCTCGCGGCGGACTCCCTCGCCCACGCCGGCTGGGCCCGGGCGCTCGCCGCGCCGTTCGACCAGGTCGACGTGATCGCCGTCGTCGGCCGGACCGAGCCGACCTGGCCCGGTGCGGCCGCGTCCGCCCTGCCCGACGACCTGCTCTGGGCCGTCGACTGCACGCCCCGCTCGCGTCCCGACGGCCTCGTGGGGCTCGACGACGTGGCGGGGGCGACCGTCGCGTTCCGCCGCTGGGACCTGCTGCAGGTCGGCGGCCTGGCCAGCGGGGTCGACGCCCGTGACGCCGTGCCCCGTGGCGCCGAGTTCGTCGAGCTGTGCCTGCGCCTGGCGGCGGACGAGCCGGAGGCGCGCATCGTCTCGACCTCGTCGGCCCGCGTCTCGCGCACCGTCGTCGCGCACGAGACGCGTCGGCAGTCCGTGGCCGCCTCGGCCTTCGACCGCGGCGTCGCGCACACGGCCCTGCGCCGGTCGTTCGGTCGGGACGTCGACACCGAGACCACGCGCGGCGTCACGCCGGGCCGGACGGCCGCGGCCGCCCTTCGTCTGCTCGGCGCCCGTCGCCGAGGTGCCTCGATGCTCGCCGTGGCCTCGATCGCACTGGTCGCCGGGCGACTGGTCGGCCGGCTGCGGGGGGCGCGCATCGGCGTGCCGCTCGAGGACCTCGAGCCGCTGCGTTCGGCGACCGTCCGTCACTGA
- a CDS encoding YqjF family protein, translating into MDQTTPGAEPAPVTRTAPPLLRTPFIRQHWGGLAFAHWRVEPDRVAPLLPPGTRPDVFDGSTWVGLIPFKLTGSAFGPLPAVPWAGDFLETNVRLYSVDALGRRGVVFRTLEAQRLVSVLAANVGLGLPYRWASMHESRADGVVTYRSTRLGPGANPSSRLSVRPTDEVVDGDPLAEFLTARWGMHVARGGRTRYWPNRHDAWSLRRAELVDLDDELVADGGLPGVTDREPDSLLWSDGVDTVFAPPGGAWVPA; encoded by the coding sequence ATGGACCAGACCACGCCGGGGGCCGAGCCCGCGCCGGTGACCCGCACCGCGCCTCCTCTGCTCCGCACGCCGTTCATCCGACAGCACTGGGGCGGGCTGGCCTTCGCCCACTGGAGGGTCGAGCCCGACCGCGTCGCACCGCTGTTGCCGCCCGGCACGCGGCCCGACGTGTTCGACGGATCGACCTGGGTCGGCCTGATCCCGTTCAAGCTGACCGGCAGCGCCTTCGGTCCGCTGCCCGCCGTGCCCTGGGCCGGGGACTTCCTCGAGACGAACGTGCGGCTGTACTCGGTCGACGCCCTGGGCCGTCGCGGCGTGGTGTTCCGCACCCTCGAGGCGCAGCGCCTCGTGTCGGTGCTCGCCGCGAACGTCGGGCTCGGTCTGCCCTACCGGTGGGCGTCGATGCACGAGTCCCGGGCCGACGGGGTCGTGACGTACCGCAGCACCAGGCTCGGGCCGGGGGCGAACCCGTCGTCGCGCCTGTCCGTCCGACCCACCGACGAGGTGGTCGACGGCGACCCGCTCGCCGAGTTCCTCACGGCCCGCTGGGGCATGCACGTCGCCCGGGGCGGACGCACGCGGTACTGGCCGAACCGGCACGACGCCTGGTCGCTGCGCCGGGCCGAGCTGGTCGACCTCGACGACGAGCTGGTGGCCGACGGCGGACTGCCGGGCGTCACCGACCGTGAGCCCGACTCGCTGCTCTGGTCCGACGGCGTCGACACCGTCTTCGCGCCTCCCGGGGGTGCCTGGGTCCCCGCGTGA